From the Paraflavitalea soli genome, the window CGAAATGATACGTGACACCCGGTACCAAATTACTTACCGTCACATCATTGCTGCCACCATTGTTATAGACTACATATTCACCAGGCGCTACTTGTTGACCCGAACCAAGCAATGGACTGGCAGTATAGTTTGTATTATCCGTGGGTTTGAACGACACGGCTTCTCCTGCACGGGCGATCACAAGCCGCCTGTTACCGTTCCCCGGCTGCCAGGTCACTTTCATTTTGTTTCCCTCAAGATTGGTAAACTGCATATTGGTAGCCGCCTGTGTAGGCGCCTGTGAAGTAGAAAAAGAAGCCGTAGGATAGCCTGTAGTAATATAAACAGGTTGCGTACTGCCATTGTATTCAAATATGGCCACATGGTAGGTGGTGCCACCCGACAGGCCAGATACCGTAACTGTATTGCCATTGTTGGAGTATACTGAATAGCCGCCGCCGATAGTAGCGCCGCTGCCAAATCCGGCAGAGCCAGAATAGGTTTTAAGGTCTACCGGTAACGCGTTTACCGGATCTGTGCGTCGCACCACCACCAAACGTTTGGCCCCGTTGCCATTTTGCCATTGGATCGTTACAGCACTGGATTGCAGGTTGCTGAAACTAATATTGGAAGCTGCCTGTGTAGGAGCTGATACCGTGCTTTGCGAAGCTGTAAGCCCGGTAGCAGTAAGATAAGCCGTTCCTGTTCCTGAACCATCAAATTCATATACCGCAAAATGATAAGTAGTACCGGGCGTTAATCCCAATACATTATAAGAATTGGAAAGTCCGCTCGACAATATAAATTCACCGGGTTTAATTTCTTGTCCAAGTCCAAAAGTAGTATTGCCCGTGTAGGCGACCCCTTCCTCGGGAACTGCCGTTACCGGTCCACCTTGTTTGGCGATGATAATCCTGCCTGCTCCATTTCCTTTTTGCATACTGATCCCCAGCCGGTCTCCCTCAACAGTTGTAAAGGAGAAAGCAGAGGCTGGCACAGTAGGCCTGGGTAATGTTGTACCTGAGATGCTCGCCGGGTTGGTAGTAGCATACACAAAGCCCTGGCTGCCGCTGTATTCAAAGATCGAAAAATAATAAGTTGTACTGGGTTTGAGGTTATCTATCGCAACTGATTCACCGGTTCCTTCATACACCACATAATTGCCATTGCCAATTTGTGATCCCGATCCAAAAGAGCTATTGGCTGTATAATTGACCAGGTCTGTAGGATTCACATTTACTGCGGCCCCTTCACGCGCTATGACAACACGGCCACTGCCATTACCCTTTTTCCAGCCAAGGCTCATCGAATGCCCGATGATATTACTCAGCACCGGTAAGGTGGGTTGAATAGTGGGGGCCGATAAAGTGGCATGACTGTTCCGGGCCGGATTGCTTGCGAGGTATTCTATCGTAGCGCCCGTGCCGTTGTATTCAAATACTGCCACATGATACGTATTGTTGGCAGTCAAACCCGTAAGCGTAAAGCTATTGCCTGTGCCATTAAAAACGATAAACTCCCCGGGCGCTATTTCATTGCCTGCACCCATTGTGGCACTGGCATTATAGTTGATGCCGTTTTGGGGAGTAGCCGTTACCGCCCCATCTTTACGCGCAATGACAATGCGGTTGGCGCCATTGCCTTTTATCCACTGTACCGCCATGCGGTCGCCATCAATAGACGAGAAGGTCACATTCGTAGCGGGTGTGGTAGGCGGAGCCCATGCCCCGTTAGGAAGATGTGCAGCCAACTCCCCGGCCATCAGCATAAATAATAAGATCGATGTAATAAATGTTTTCATAAAAAAAGCTTGCTAACAATTCCTGTTAAAAGATTGATGTTCATTATGGGCGCAAAAGAACGGGAAAGCAGTAGCGGGTAGAATAGCCTGCTGCATGAATTGGGTCTTTAAAAGAATGATTTGTGAAAACTATGTATGGCGAAGTCCGCTTTCGACGCACAACTTGTCCGGCTTCGCAGGATGGCTCGTAGCTCGCAGCTCATAGCTCGCAGCTATTTCTTGTACATCTTACCGTTTCTCTTGCTCATATCCCCTGCTGCTCCTGCAGTCTCAAAAAATAGGGGTAATTTTATACAAATCATCCGCACATGGAAGAGTCAGATAAACTGAAAAGAGTAGTGGAGGCGCGCATGAAACTCAAAGCCCGCTTTGAAGATAAGATACAGTCCACCCCTTCTGTGGCCGACAATAAGCCACTCGGCTCCGGTAATCCCAACCGCCATGGTATGCCTGTAGTACCCGTGGGGCAGGTGCTTACCAAAAAATGGCCCGTTCTCGATCTCGGCATCCAGCCCGAGATCTCCCTGAGCGAATGGCGGCTCGTCCTCGATGGCGAAGTAGAACATCCCGCCGAACTGACCTGGGATGATTTCATGGCCCTGCCACAAACCGATGATACCTCCGACTTTCACTGCGTTACCACCTGGTCCAAACTTGACATGAACTGGCGGGGCGTTCGCCTCCTCGATCTCGCGGCCCTTGTGCAGCCCAAAGACAACGCCACCCATATATTATGTTATGGGTATGATGATTATACCACCAATGTTTCCCTCGAAGAAGCCCTCAAGCCCGATGTACTCCTGGCGCATACCGTAGAAGGCAAGCCCTTGCCCAAAGAACACGGTGGCCCTGTACGCATGATCACCCCGCAACTCTATGCCTGGAAAGGTTCCAAATGGATAAACCGTATCCAATTCTTACCCCACAATGTATTGGGCTTTTGGGAAGAGCGCGGCTATTCCAGCACCGCCTACCCCTGGAGAAATGACCGTTATAGTTAACCATTCACTCCTGAAAAATTGACGAAGATCATGTAATAGGCACTTTTCGTACCTCTGTTAGCTTCAGTTGGCCACGATTACATCACCATTGTGTAAAATCCGTGGTTCTACGTTTGTATGTATTGCATTATCCACTTATATTAGTGTTGTAATTCTTCGGCCTGCATTAGTACCACCTTCCTTTTATCCCATCCTTCCTACGAAAATAGATTCGCTGCATACCCGGTTTGTATTGGCCTCAATAGCCTGATTGTCCTGTTAGCACAAGGAGAAAGTTTATTAGCTATTAAACACCTATGCCTGTCAACGACATCATCAATGTATTGCTAGCTGCTGCACTGTTTGTTATAAGTGCGGCAGGCAGTATTGTCTTCCTGGTAAAATATATCAGGAGATCACGTAAGTCTTACACACACAATCAACAACTGGCCGGCAGCGAGATGGAAGCCCAGCTCCTCAAAACCCAACTGGAATTACAAGAGCAAACATTGCAGCACATCAGCCAGGAAATTCATGACAATATTGGCCAGGCCCTCACCTTTGTAAAGCTCAACATCAACACCATCGACCTCTATAAAATGGAGGAAACACAAAACAAACTGGCTGAATCCAAAGCCCTCATCTCCAAAGCCATCCAGGACCTGCGCAATGTGGCCAAGACCATCAATACCGATTTTATCAAAGAGGCCGGCCTTGCTGCCTGTATAGAATACCAGCTTCATTTCCTGGAAAAAACAGGCTTGTACACTACCCGGTTCCACATGTCTGAGTCCTGGTGTAAAGGCCTGCCCGAAACCGAACTGGTGTTATTCCGGGTGGTGCAGGAATTGCTGAACAATATTGTAAAACATGCAGAAGCCACTGCTATCGAAGTGAAACTCGAATGCTTTTCCGGTAAACTCCTCATCACTGTAGGAGATAATGGGAAAGGGTTCATTCCCTCCGCACAAGTATTGACCGATGGTGAAAAAGGACTTGGCCTCGGCAATATGAACAGGCGCATAGCCATTGTTCAGGGCAGGATACTCATAGACAGTACACCCGGAACTGGTACTACCGTAATGATAGAGGCGCCACAAAAAAGCTACAACAGCCACAATCCAGCTAACAAAAGCAGTGATATATACAACTTTTCCCCTGCCTGAGGCCACTATCTTTGTAACACATTAATATTACCCATATGGCAGCAGAAGAACACATTGTGAAGATCCTGGCAGCTGAATTTGTTACCCATAATGTTCGTCGTTTTACTTTGGAGAAGCCCGAAGGGTATAAGTTTGAACCAGGACAGGCCACCGAGATCAGCATCAATAAGCCCGATTGGAAAAATGAGCGCCGTCCTTTTACATTTACCTGCCTGAATGAGTGGCCCCATCTTGAATTTACCATCAAGATCTACACCGACCACTCCGGCGTCACCAATGAGTTGGGTAAGCTGCAGCCCGGTGATGAACTCCTATTACACGATGTGTGGGGTACCATTCATTATAAAGGTCCTGGTACCTTTATTGCCGGTGGGGCCGGTATAACCCCCTTTATTGCTATTCTGCGGCACCTGCACAAAACAAACCAGCTCGCCAATAGCCAGCTCATTTTCTCCAACCGCACCGAAAAGGATATTATTCTGCGCGATGAATTTACCGCCATGCTGGGCAGCCGGTTTATCAATACCCTCACACAGGAAAAGACCACCCAATTCGACAACCGGAAAATAGATGCCGCCTACCTCAAAGAGAAAGTGCAGGATTTCAACCAGTATTTTTATATCTGCGGACCCGATGCCATGGTCGATGAATTGGAAACAACCCTCCTGGCCCTGGGTGTGCCAAAAGATAAAGTGGTGAGGGAGCAGTTTTAGGAGGTGTACGCGACTTGTAGCATAGCGTATCAAAAGTGTATTTGTGCCCCATCGGGGCTACCGCTTTGTAGCAATCATCGTATTTTTTATTAACCACAGCCCCTTTAGGGGCTGCACTCTGCGGTCCGTGCTTACGGTGCTGGTTCTTCAGGCGGAGCAGATTGATCAGGATTTTTTTTCTTTAATGTTCCTTTGCGTTCTTTATAAATCGTATTCTTTGAAGATTTATGCTTAATAGGAGTAAGCATATGCTTTGCAGCAGCTTGCTCAATGCGGCTAAGCCTCTCCATTTTTAATTGTGGATCTCCGTTAACCTCTTTTTCGATCTCGTATTCAACGTATGCTTTAAAATAAGCATAGTGTTCTTTTGCTATCAACAATGTCTCTTCCCGTTGCTTGATTTCATATCTCTCTTTGTCTTCATTGACGATGAAATTGTCTCGCAACCCTTTCGCGCCATCTGAAGTAAGTTTTTTGAAATATTCACGTATTTGCTTTTGAAAAGTAATGTACTTACTTAAATAGTCTATTACGTTTTGTCTGGGGTTATCACTCATTTTTTCATTACGCAACGTACCAGCGCTATAATCAATAGAAAGCGCTGCTTGCGCCATAGATATATCTAAGTCATCAAGCTCTTTGAATAAACCTGCGAGTATCTCTTTCCTGGAAGCCGACTGCTCCTGTTTTAAAGTTTCGTCCTGTTCTGCGCTTTCTCCCAAATCGAGGTTTTTATTTTAATTATTGTAAAAAAATGTTTGAAAATGTCATATTTGACCTATATTTGCTCTGTAATTGTCACTTTTGATCAGTACTCATAAGACCCAATATGAAGCTTACAGTCATTGCTTTATCCAAAGTGAATACCCCCGCCGTACGGCGCGAACTATCAGGCATATTGCAATGCACAGAACAAACCATCATCCGTTACATTCGTAAAAACGAACATAACGGCCCACTCACCACCCTGGGGGCGATGGAGCTCATACGGAAAATGACAAAGCTAACTTACGAAGAAATAATTGAAAGGGGCATTGTCAGGAAGACAGTCTTAGCGGAAAGGAACAAAAAAGCCGGTTAGAGGCCGGCTTTTTTGTAATTCCTAATGAGTAATGCTTAATAGGACTATTATATCCAAAGCTATACGTACACATTGTAGTATAGCCGTAATTGCACGGAGGGTTTCTTTGCATCCTTCGGAATCGTTGGGATATTTTTTCATTTTTATCTATTTGGCAACTTTTGCAGAAGAGGATCTTCTCTTCAGGGGAGCCAATATTTTTACGGTACCGTATGTATACAGTACATAACATTTTCACATCGGCTCATGCTATTAGCACATAGCCCAATAATACTTTACCACCCGCCAGGCATGGTAATAAGCTTTCTTTTATCAAATTGGGAAATCACGGAGCGCTAACAGTAGCCGTGCATTACTGTGCTTTTCTTTTAATCACTGAGGATCATTGACCAGCGAAAGGAATGCTACTATTGGTCAATGCAAAGGCAAGATAAACAAAAAGTACAATTGAAAACATTTGGAGTAGGTCTTTTTTTACAGGTAGATTAATCCTATCAATATCCTAAATCCAGCAAATCGTGGTTCAGGGATCAAGTTGAAAAATTGGGGCATTCGTATAACGAGTGTAGTTTTCTTTATGATCCTTCCGCCTGAATTGTTTATCCCGCCTTCGCCATTGGAGCAATTCAAAAGAGGGCCGTTCAGCAGGAATATTTTTAAATAAGCCCTTGGCTGCAGGTCCCACACTTGGCCTTGCCCGGCGATAAGATGGCCTTAATACCGTTGCAGGAGCTTCTTCAGGCAGTTGTACGCCAACATACTTGTTAGAAAGGTATTCCATTATATCCGTGGCCGACCACCCATACCTCAGCCAGGTCATCACTTCTCCGGTGATCTTGCAGCGGAGCTTATGTTTTTTGTATTGTAGTGGTACCAATGCATATACCTTCAATGCAATGGGCGAAGCTTTGGCCAGCAAGGCGGCATACTGCATGGTCTTGCGAAAGGCGGGATCTTTTTTAACTCGCTTGCCGGTCAGTGAACTGCGGGAACGCATATAGTACTTCCCAAACATGAAGTATACGGTGACAGGTCCGTAAGTGCCAATAAACGAAGGTGTGGAGGTAAGTCGTGCCATAACATTCTTTTCCTAAAGGTAGAGAGTTGGCCAGGGTGAGCAACAGGCGGCTAACACAAACCGTTAAGTTCTGTTACATTCTGTCATATTCAGTTAGAAATAACCATTTAAAGTCACATTTTAACAAGCACCAGTGTTACCTCAGGACGGGGTTTGACAGGGGCCATATTCGGGTCTCGTTCGAGGCATGTTCGGTGATAAAGCGCATTTCATGCACCTTAGGGATGAATTGAATGCTGGCTTGGCTTGTTTTGTTTTTGGGCATGGTTTGAGCCGGCCTAAGCGGGTACCGAACGAGTACCGAACAAGATACGACTCAGACCCAGGCAAGACCCGAAGAAAAGCTACTGCGCTTTCGCGTTTAGTAGGTGCAGGCAGGAGGCTAGGCTATTTGAATAACGAGGAGTTGAAAAAGTCTTTCAGCGGTAGATCGAAGGCAAAGTCCACTTGGTTTTTGCCAGTGGTCTCACGTAATTCTTTTAATCGTTCAGTGATCTGTTTTAATACAAATCAACTTTGCTTAGTATCACAGCCATTTATTCTTCGGCAAATAAAGGGGAATCAAAAAAATCGCTGAGAGTAATGCCCATCACTTTACAATACTTGTCAATAGTATAAATCGTAGCACCTCTGCCATTTTCAAGTCTGCTTACAACTTGTTTATCTACGCCAAGATCGTAAGCAAATTCTGTTTTATTTTTGCCAGTGCTTTCCCTTATCTCTTTTAATCGCGAAGCAATTTTGTCTTTCAGCTTTGCGTCATCTTTACTTAGTCTTTCTGCCATCCACTAATGTGGCTGTTCTTTTAAAAAAAGTAGACAACCAAATGGTTGTCATTATCGGAAAATACATATCTTTATATCGCCAACCAATCACAGGCACATCTTACAAGTCTTGTTCCGCGAATCTGACAGTTCAAATGGTCGCAAGCGTAAGTTAAGTGCCCAATCGCTATATTTACATATAGGGTTGGGCCTGCTTATATTCCTTTGTGACCAGTGCCGAAAGGCATGGCTTTGTCAGAGCCCGTGGACAAAGGGATGAGTAGGTTCCAGCCTTATGTGTTTCACACTTCCATCAAACACAATGGTCAGCTCGTTTCCCCTACAGACTTGATTTAACAGCATAGCTTATCCGCTATCTAACCACTAATTGTTAACCACGTTAATCAGGTCTATGCCTACCCGCAAAAAGAAAAGCACAAAGCCCGGAAAGACATCCGCATTGCCAGAACTTACCCAACAACATTTCCTGAAACTACTCGAACAGTTTTTCGAGAACTACCACCTCAATGAAGTAGACCAGCATTTGTGGGACTGGCTGGTGGCCGCTCTCACACGTGAACATTGCATCTACTCCAGCGCCACGGAACGGGCCAACCTCATCTTCCTGTATGAAAACCTAAAGGATCTGTTCAAAGAATTGTGGCGCCTACACAACAACCGGCAACATAAAGCCGCACACTAATTGACGCAATAGTCTGTGTGGCAACTGACCAACCCTTATTCCGGACAATTCGGACAATTCGGCCATTTCCGGCCATCACCGTTGGTCTTCCTACGTCGCCTTGCTAAATTTGTTCAGGCTTTATCGCAAAAGACATTACGACAGTAGATTTCATTTTTTGACAGGATTGGAACAGTTTCAGCAAGGACAGGCTTAAAAACAACAGCAGATCGGGCCACCTCCAGCCGTAGTCTGGCCGTAGATCAGCCGTAGATCAGCCGTACTTCTGCCGTACATAAGCTATGAAAATAGCGTAGTAGAGAAAAACAGCAGTTTTTAACACAAAACAGCCCTGCTTTATCATGCTATCTCAAAAATATCGCCGCTCCCAATGGCTGTCCATATAAATCAGTTCTTTGAAATCCCACATAGCACCATGTAGTCGAAAGCAGTCATTTTAGTCGATAATGGTCAAAACAGTCACACACATCTGAAATATCATCCCTGGCTATGTAAATTTGCTGGTAATACGGCCTTCTCCGGAAGGGGAGTTGAAGGGTAGTCGTAGGGTAGTCATAGGGTAGTCGAAGGGTAGTAATAGGGTGCTAATAGCGTTTATCGAAAAAACGGCCTTTTTCTCTAAAAATGGCAGGGCCGCTGCTATCCTTAGATAGAAATCGTGCTTCAGACATTGTAGCTTAGCCTTTTGAAGATCCATGTAAAACAACTTGTGTGAAAGATTACCAACGTATTTTGTTTCCCTATGCCTACAACATCCTCGGTTCATCCGAAGATGCCAAAGATGCAATCCAGGATGTGATGGTGAAATACATGACTGCCCCGCCAAAGGAGATTGCCGATGAAAAGAATTACCTCATCAGGGGTGTCATCAACCAGTCTATCAACATCCGGAAAAAGAAACAACGCATAGCTGGCGATCCCCACTGGCTACCCGAGCCCATCGCCACCGAAAAAGCCGACACCGGCATCAATCGCGATGAGATCATTTCCTATTCCATGATGGTATTGCTGGAGCACCTCAATCCCAAAGAACGCGCCGCCTTTATACTCAAAGAAGCCTTTGATTATTCCCATGAAGATATTGCCCAGGCACTTTCTATTACCGTTGAGAATTCCCGCAAACTCCTCAGCCGGGCAAAGAACAAATTGACCGTACCCGTCAAACCAATGGATGAAATATCCCTCAATGCCAATGCCTACATGGAAAACTACATGGCCGTCATCAAAAGTGGTGATGTAAAATCCCTGGAAAAACTGCTGGCCGAAGACGTTGCTGTTTCTACTGATGGCGGCGGAAAGATCAGAATTGTGAGCCCATTCACCCAGGGCTTGCACGAGGCTGCTAAACTCATGCTCTATGTATTCCAGACCTACCAACAAAAAAATACAATTAAGCCGTCTGTTGTTAACCATCAGCCAGCCCTCTTGTTTTATGACGGCGACACACTGGTCAACTGTCAGATCTTTGATTTGGAGCCTGTTACGGGCAAAATAATACGCATCTATTCCATGGTAGATCCTGATAAATTAAAAAATATCAAACTGCACTAATAGTCTTGTCACGTTTTACAACGCTGAGGTGTTTTATGCTTACAATTCACGATTAAAAACACACCATTATGATCAGCGTAAAAGTAACTTACACCGTAAAACCAGGTTTTGCAGCTACCAACAAGCACAACATTCAGCAGTTTATGAAGGATTTCAAAACCCTGGGCAATGATTTCCGCTATACCGTTTTTGAGGGAGCAGATGGTAAAACCTTTACACACCTGTCACAGTACAAGAATGAAATGATCCAGAAAAAGCTGTTGGAAACACCCTCCTTCAAATCATTCCAACAACAAAGGGATGATAGTGGTCTTGAGAGGCAGCCGCAGATTGAGTTCCTTACAACTGTAGGGTCATCACATGATATCTTTTAAGATACCAGGCACAAGCGAACGGCCGCCATAACATGTATTAATTAACCTCATCCGCTGCCTAAAACCCCAGCCTAAACACATGCTGCCCGTCCTCATACCGGTAGCTTATTTCCCAGTCATTCAGCAGGCAGATCTGCTGTACAATGGCCAGGCCCAGGCCGGTGGATTGAATGTTTTTAGAACTTTTCCGGAACCTGTCAAACAGGAATTCTGAAGGGAAATCCAGCGGTTCGCCTGTATTGGCCAATATCAGTTGATGAGGCCATAACGTAATATTCAACATGCCGTCCTGACCCGAATAGCGGAGCGCATTCGAAAACAGGTTTGAAACCAGCACGTCACACAAATAAGGATCAGAAAGGATCGTAGCCTTTGTCAGGCGTGTGTTGATCGTAATATGCTTGGCCGCAAACAAATCTTCCATCAT encodes:
- a CDS encoding sulfite oxidase-like oxidoreductase; amino-acid sequence: MEESDKLKRVVEARMKLKARFEDKIQSTPSVADNKPLGSGNPNRHGMPVVPVGQVLTKKWPVLDLGIQPEISLSEWRLVLDGEVEHPAELTWDDFMALPQTDDTSDFHCVTTWSKLDMNWRGVRLLDLAALVQPKDNATHILCYGYDDYTTNVSLEEALKPDVLLAHTVEGKPLPKEHGGPVRMITPQLYAWKGSKWINRIQFLPHNVLGFWEERGYSSTAYPWRNDRYS
- a CDS encoding sensor histidine kinase, which codes for MPVNDIINVLLAAALFVISAAGSIVFLVKYIRRSRKSYTHNQQLAGSEMEAQLLKTQLELQEQTLQHISQEIHDNIGQALTFVKLNINTIDLYKMEETQNKLAESKALISKAIQDLRNVAKTINTDFIKEAGLAACIEYQLHFLEKTGLYTTRFHMSESWCKGLPETELVLFRVVQELLNNIVKHAEATAIEVKLECFSGKLLITVGDNGKGFIPSAQVLTDGEKGLGLGNMNRRIAIVQGRILIDSTPGTGTTVMIEAPQKSYNSHNPANKSSDIYNFSPA
- a CDS encoding sigma-70 family RNA polymerase sigma factor; its protein translation is MKDYQRILFPYAYNILGSSEDAKDAIQDVMVKYMTAPPKEIADEKNYLIRGVINQSINIRKKKQRIAGDPHWLPEPIATEKADTGINRDEIISYSMMVLLEHLNPKERAAFILKEAFDYSHEDIAQALSITVENSRKLLSRAKNKLTVPVKPMDEISLNANAYMENYMAVIKSGDVKSLEKLLAEDVAVSTDGGGKIRIVSPFTQGLHEAAKLMLYVFQTYQQKNTIKPSVVNHQPALLFYDGDTLVNCQIFDLEPVTGKIIRIYSMVDPDKLKNIKLH
- a CDS encoding FAD-binding oxidoreductase — its product is MAAEEHIVKILAAEFVTHNVRRFTLEKPEGYKFEPGQATEISINKPDWKNERRPFTFTCLNEWPHLEFTIKIYTDHSGVTNELGKLQPGDELLLHDVWGTIHYKGPGTFIAGGAGITPFIAILRHLHKTNQLANSQLIFSNRTEKDIILRDEFTAMLGSRFINTLTQEKTTQFDNRKIDAAYLKEKVQDFNQYFYICGPDAMVDELETTLLALGVPKDKVVREQF
- a CDS encoding helix-turn-helix domain-containing protein, giving the protein MAERLSKDDAKLKDKIASRLKEIRESTGKNKTEFAYDLGVDKQVVSRLENGRGATIYTIDKYCKVMGITLSDFFDSPLFAEE